A region of Flavobacterium indicum GPTSA100-9 = DSM 17447 DNA encodes the following proteins:
- a CDS encoding GyrI-like domain-containing protein, with protein sequence MDYKVVEIPGRKLIGYSIEMSLVENKTNEIWKKFMPRLKEITNAKSADLYSLQVYPNNYYLEFSPFTTFTKWAAIEIKEFENTPEGFEHMELPSGKYAVFNHKGNTEMFAKTAQYIYGEWLPNSGYELDNRPHFELLGDNYLGHENPDSEEEIWVPIK encoded by the coding sequence ATGGATTATAAAGTTGTAGAAATACCTGGTAGAAAATTAATTGGCTATTCAATTGAAATGTCATTAGTAGAAAATAAAACCAATGAGATTTGGAAAAAATTTATGCCCAGATTGAAAGAAATAACAAATGCAAAAAGTGCCGATTTGTATTCGTTACAAGTATATCCTAATAATTATTATTTAGAATTCTCGCCGTTTACAACCTTTACAAAATGGGCAGCAATTGAAATAAAAGAATTCGAAAACACACCAGAAGGTTTTGAACACATGGAACTTCCCTCAGGAAAATATGCTGTTTTTAACCACAAAGGAAATACTGAAATGTTTGCAAAAACAGCACAATATATTTATGGCGAATGGCTTCCTAATTCAGGTTATGAATTAGACAATCGTCCTCATTTTGAATTATTAGGAGATAATTACTTAGGTCATGAAAATCCCGATTCTGAAGAAGAAATTTGGGTTCCAATAAAATAA
- a CDS encoding efflux RND transporter permease subunit, which produces MFSKFIDRPVLSTVISIIIVILGVLGLIALPVSQYPEIAPPTVTVSANYQGASAEVVLNSVVIPLEEQINGVEDMTYMTSTANNDGSASISIYFKLGTNPDLAAVNVQNRVSRATSLLPQEVTRAGVTTAKRQSDNILIFSLYSENKEYDMTFLQNYANINILPKIKRVTGVGEAMVFGQKDYTLRIWLKPDVMGSYGLIPSDIMSVLSEQNIEAAPGQLGESSDQTFQYTLKYKGRLQTVDEFKNIVIRSTTNGEVLKLSDVANVELGAINYASNTLTNGNQSVAIAIAQTAGSNAQEVIKGSLKVLEDASVNFPKGIKFTTLVNANDFLDESISKVIHTLFEAFILVFIVVFVFLQDWRSTLIPAISVPVAIVGTFFFLNLFGFTINMLTLFALVLAVGIVVDDAIVVVEAVHAKMEAGEHNPRKATHSAMNDISSAIISITLVMSAVFIPVSFISGSAGVFYKQFGLTLAVSIVLSAINALTLSPALCAIFLKENDKSKPHKGFVNRFYDAFNASFDRTTAKYKKSVEFFIHKKWLAFIVIAAFAGIFALLMNTTPKAFVPSEDTGGIMSDVSLPPGSSLKRTEEVLLQIEKAVKGIPEIDKVLRISGRSLLSGTGSNYGMIIVKLKPWAERTAKPQHIDAIVQELFKRTAAVKDAKVLYFARPTLAGFGFSSGFELQLQDQKGGTIQELNEVTGKFLGELNNRPEIQYASTSFSPNFPQYEIELNVPLIKKSGLTVNDVLGTMQGYFGGVYASNFNKFGKQFRVMYQSEPEYRSNPESLNQVMVRTSTGNMAPISQFVNLKKVFGPQSISRFNLFTAVKISGAPSPGYSTGEAIAAMEDVAQKTLPVGYGYEYSGMTREEKSAGGQTVFIFTLCLVFVYFLLAAQYESYMLPFAVLLSLPVGLAGSYIFANIFGVSNNIYLQITLIMLIGLLAKNAILIVEFAAEARRKGLSIREAAIQGAIARLRPILMTSFAFILGLLPLMLAKGAGATGNQAIGTGAIGGMLIGTIIGVLIIPVLFVIFQHLQEKVSSKPIESTEISN; this is translated from the coding sequence ATGTTTTCAAAATTTATTGACAGACCCGTATTGTCAACAGTAATTTCTATTATTATTGTGATTTTAGGTGTTTTGGGACTAATTGCATTGCCTGTTTCCCAATATCCAGAAATTGCTCCACCAACTGTGACAGTATCTGCAAATTACCAAGGAGCTAGTGCTGAAGTAGTATTAAACTCTGTAGTTATACCTTTAGAAGAACAAATAAATGGTGTAGAAGATATGACCTATATGACTTCTACGGCAAATAACGACGGTTCGGCATCAATTAGCATCTATTTTAAATTAGGAACTAATCCTGATTTAGCTGCTGTAAATGTTCAAAATAGAGTATCTCGAGCTACTTCCCTATTACCACAAGAAGTAACAAGAGCGGGTGTAACAACAGCAAAAAGACAAAGTGACAATATTTTAATTTTCTCCTTATATAGTGAAAATAAAGAATACGACATGACCTTTTTACAAAACTATGCCAATATTAATATTTTACCCAAAATTAAAAGGGTTACTGGTGTGGGAGAAGCTATGGTTTTTGGTCAAAAAGATTACACCTTACGCATTTGGTTGAAACCAGATGTAATGGGGTCTTACGGATTAATCCCCTCTGATATCATGTCAGTTCTATCAGAGCAAAATATTGAAGCCGCTCCAGGCCAATTAGGTGAAAGTAGCGATCAAACTTTTCAATATACTTTAAAATACAAAGGGCGTTTACAAACTGTTGATGAATTTAAAAATATTGTTATTCGTTCCACAACAAATGGTGAAGTCTTAAAACTTAGCGATGTAGCTAATGTTGAATTAGGTGCAATTAATTACGCCAGTAATACATTAACCAATGGCAATCAATCTGTTGCAATTGCTATTGCACAAACGGCAGGTTCCAATGCCCAAGAAGTAATTAAAGGATCTTTAAAAGTTTTAGAAGATGCCTCTGTAAATTTTCCAAAAGGAATAAAATTTACAACTTTAGTTAATGCTAATGATTTCTTAGATGAATCTATTTCTAAAGTAATTCACACGTTATTTGAAGCTTTCATATTGGTATTTATTGTTGTATTTGTCTTTTTACAAGATTGGCGTTCCACTTTAATTCCGGCTATTTCAGTGCCGGTTGCAATTGTGGGAACGTTCTTTTTCTTAAATCTATTTGGATTTACAATAAACATGCTTACGCTTTTCGCATTGGTTTTAGCCGTTGGAATTGTGGTAGATGACGCCATTGTAGTTGTTGAAGCCGTTCATGCTAAAATGGAAGCAGGTGAACACAATCCAAGAAAAGCAACTCATAGTGCTATGAACGACATTAGTAGTGCAATTATTTCAATTACATTAGTCATGTCAGCCGTATTTATTCCAGTATCTTTTATCAGTGGTTCAGCAGGAGTATTTTACAAACAATTTGGTTTAACATTAGCCGTATCCATTGTATTATCTGCTATTAATGCATTAACCTTATCACCGGCTTTATGTGCTATTTTCTTAAAAGAAAATGATAAATCAAAACCACATAAAGGATTTGTTAATCGTTTTTATGATGCTTTTAATGCCTCATTTGATCGAACAACTGCTAAATATAAAAAATCAGTTGAATTTTTTATCCATAAAAAATGGTTAGCATTTATAGTAATTGCAGCTTTTGCAGGGATATTTGCCTTGTTAATGAATACCACACCAAAAGCCTTTGTACCAAGTGAAGATACGGGTGGAATCATGTCTGATGTTTCCTTACCTCCTGGAAGTTCTTTAAAAAGAACAGAAGAAGTATTACTACAGATTGAAAAAGCAGTAAAAGGTATTCCAGAAATTGATAAAGTACTTAGAATATCGGGACGAAGTTTATTAAGTGGTACAGGTAGTAATTATGGAATGATTATCGTAAAACTTAAACCTTGGGCAGAAAGAACCGCTAAACCACAACATATTGATGCCATTGTACAAGAACTATTTAAAAGAACTGCAGCAGTAAAAGATGCTAAAGTGCTTTATTTTGCCCGACCAACACTTGCTGGATTTGGTTTTAGTAGTGGATTTGAATTACAATTACAAGATCAAAAAGGGGGAACCATTCAAGAATTAAATGAAGTAACTGGTAAATTTTTAGGTGAATTAAATAATCGTCCTGAAATTCAATATGCCTCTACTTCTTTTTCTCCTAATTTTCCGCAATATGAAATTGAGTTGAATGTTCCATTAATTAAAAAATCGGGACTAACAGTCAATGATGTTCTGGGTACAATGCAAGGGTATTTTGGAGGTGTTTACGCCTCAAACTTTAATAAATTTGGTAAACAATTCCGTGTAATGTATCAATCAGAGCCAGAATACAGAAGTAATCCTGAATCTTTAAACCAAGTAATGGTTCGAACTTCTACTGGAAATATGGCACCAATTTCCCAATTTGTGAATTTGAAGAAGGTTTTTGGACCGCAAAGTATTTCACGTTTTAATTTGTTTACTGCAGTTAAAATTTCTGGTGCTCCTTCGCCAGGTTATAGTACTGGTGAGGCCATTGCTGCTATGGAAGACGTAGCGCAAAAAACGCTTCCTGTAGGCTATGGATATGAATATTCTGGTATGACAAGGGAAGAAAAAAGTGCCGGTGGACAAACTGTTTTCATCTTTACATTGTGTTTAGTATTTGTTTATTTCTTATTAGCCGCACAATATGAAAGTTATATGCTTCCGTTTGCTGTACTTCTTTCACTTCCGGTTGGATTAGCAGGGTCTTATATTTTTGCAAATATTTTTGGTGTAAGTAATAACATTTATCTACAAATTACTTTAATCATGCTAATTGGATTACTCGCCAAAAATGCCATATTGATTGTTGAATTTGCTGCAGAGGCCAGAAGAAAAGGTCTTAGTATTAGAGAAGCAGCAATTCAAGGCGCCATTGCCCGATTAAGACCAATTTTAATGACTTCATTTGCCTTCATTTTAGGTTTGTTACCCTTAATGTTAGCAAAAGGAGCTGGTGCAACAGGAAATCAAGCCATTGGAACGGGCGCTATTGGAGGAATGTTAATTGGGACTATCATTGGGGTACTAATCATACCTGTTTTATTTGTTATTTTCCAACATTTACAAGAAAAAGTAAGTTCAAAACCAATTGAGAGTACAGAAATAAGCAATTAA
- a CDS encoding MBL fold metallo-hydrolase, with amino-acid sequence MKIEQIYTNCMAHAAYYLESNGEVAIFDPLREVDGYILKAQNNNASIKYVFETHFHADFVSGHLDLAKKTGAKIVYGPTAKPNFEAIIAEDGQLFQVGNCKVKAIHTPGHTLESTTYLLIDESGKEHGIISGDTLFIGDVGRPDLAQHVIADLTEDKLARMLYHSLREKIMPLADDLIVYPNHGAGSACGKNMSKETTDTLGNQKKTNYALRPNMTEDEFVSELLNGLTTPPAYFPKNVLLNINGYESLDAIITKGKHPIQIKDFRNLIQDPSILVLDTRNASEFSKGFIPNSVNIGIDGSFAMWVGEMILDINQKIILVTDEGREEECIIRLSRVGYDGTIGYLDGGYEAWKKEQLPLQSITRIEASEINSQFTNWPVVDVRKKSEFDSEHVVGAINIPLNQLYKRIDEFPKENFVLHCAGGYRSMIAASLLYQKGIQNFVEVNGGFTAIKSQSELAITAYVCPSTLL; translated from the coding sequence ATGAAAATCGAACAAATATATACCAATTGTATGGCTCATGCCGCTTATTATCTTGAAAGTAACGGAGAAGTAGCTATTTTTGATCCACTGCGAGAAGTCGACGGTTATATTTTGAAAGCACAAAATAATAATGCCTCAATTAAGTATGTTTTTGAAACCCATTTTCATGCCGATTTTGTCTCAGGTCATTTAGATTTGGCAAAAAAAACTGGAGCAAAAATTGTATATGGTCCTACAGCTAAGCCCAATTTTGAAGCAATTATTGCCGAAGACGGACAACTCTTCCAAGTAGGAAATTGTAAAGTTAAAGCCATTCATACTCCGGGGCATACATTAGAAAGTACAACCTATTTATTAATTGATGAATCGGGTAAAGAACATGGCATCATTTCTGGTGATACTTTGTTTATTGGAGATGTTGGAAGACCCGATTTGGCCCAACATGTCATTGCTGATTTAACGGAAGATAAATTGGCTCGAATGTTATATCATTCATTAAGAGAAAAAATAATGCCGTTAGCAGATGATTTGATTGTTTATCCTAATCATGGAGCAGGTAGCGCCTGTGGGAAAAACATGAGTAAGGAAACGACAGATACATTGGGTAACCAAAAGAAAACCAATTATGCTTTACGTCCCAATATGACTGAAGATGAATTTGTTTCGGAACTATTAAACGGATTAACTACACCGCCAGCGTATTTTCCAAAAAATGTATTGTTGAATATTAATGGATACGAAAGTTTAGATGCAATTATCACTAAAGGGAAGCATCCTATCCAGATAAAAGATTTTAGAAATTTAATTCAAGACCCTTCCATTTTAGTTTTAGATACTCGAAATGCCTCTGAATTTTCGAAAGGATTTATTCCTAATAGTGTAAATATTGGAATTGATGGAAGTTTTGCTATGTGGGTAGGAGAAATGATTCTGGATATCAATCAAAAAATTATTTTAGTAACGGATGAAGGAAGGGAAGAAGAATGTATAATCCGATTGTCCAGAGTGGGGTATGACGGAACTATTGGTTATTTAGATGGAGGTTATGAAGCTTGGAAGAAAGAACAGTTGCCTCTTCAATCAATTACAAGAATAGAAGCTTCTGAAATTAACAGTCAATTCACTAATTGGCCTGTTGTTGATGTGCGTAAAAAAAGCGAATTCGATTCTGAACATGTCGTAGGTGCAATTAATATTCCTTTAAATCAATTATACAAGCGAATAGATGAATTTCCAAAAGAAAATTTTGTGTTACATTGTGCCGGTGGGTACAGAAGTATGATTGCCGCTTCATTATTATATCAAAAAGGAATACAAAATTTTGTTGAAGTGAATGGTGGTTTTACAGCAATTAAATCACAATCAGAATTAGCAATAACAGCATATGTTTGTCCTTCAACGTTATTGTAG
- a CDS encoding TolC family protein gives MKKKNLKIGFLALLIAFSLQSCFVAKQYQKPTISTDKLYRTEAKLDSTSIGQLSWKELFTDSQLQAYINEGLQNNLDLQIAIQNMSVAEATMKQGKAGYWPTVTGNATWTHQETSANSQFGRLFSSIDQYELSTRMSWEADIWGKIRSTKRATQASYLQSQAAKTAVQTDLVSKIASLYYQMLATQEQIKVVEQTLKNRNESVEVITALKKAGSVNEVAVKQTEAQKWATEITLKDLKYNLKVMENAFNVLLNKKFEAVAKGNFSDQNISAEIKTGVPALLLSNRPDVIAAEMNFRNTFELTNVAKSNFYPTLTITPTAGFQSLELQTWFSANSFFANIITGLTQPIFNQRQIRTRYEIAKTNQQIAYLNFEKSLLIAGKEVSDALANYENETEKLVIRQKQVDALKKAAEYSDELLKFGMVTYLEVLTAKDNALNTELNFIDNKYKQLNAVITLYKALGGGAK, from the coding sequence ATGAAAAAGAAGAATTTAAAAATTGGATTTTTAGCCCTACTAATTGCTTTTAGCTTGCAATCCTGTTTTGTTGCTAAACAATATCAAAAACCAACAATTTCAACTGATAAACTGTATAGAACAGAGGCTAAATTAGACAGTACCTCTATTGGTCAATTATCTTGGAAAGAATTGTTTACTGATAGTCAACTTCAGGCGTACATCAATGAAGGGCTTCAAAACAATTTAGATCTACAAATTGCCATACAAAATATGTCGGTTGCAGAAGCTACGATGAAACAAGGAAAAGCCGGTTATTGGCCAACAGTAACTGGAAATGCTACATGGACCCATCAAGAAACCTCAGCCAACAGTCAATTTGGTCGCCTTTTTAGCAGCATTGACCAATATGAATTATCGACTAGAATGAGTTGGGAAGCTGATATATGGGGAAAAATAAGAAGTACAAAACGAGCAACTCAAGCCTCATATTTACAATCGCAAGCCGCTAAAACAGCCGTTCAAACTGATTTAGTTTCAAAAATTGCTTCCTTATATTATCAAATGTTAGCGACACAAGAGCAGATAAAAGTCGTGGAACAGACATTAAAAAATAGAAATGAAAGTGTTGAAGTAATCACTGCCTTAAAAAAAGCAGGAAGTGTAAATGAAGTTGCCGTGAAACAAACGGAAGCTCAAAAATGGGCCACCGAAATTACACTTAAAGATTTAAAATACAATTTAAAAGTCATGGAAAATGCTTTCAACGTATTATTGAATAAAAAGTTTGAAGCGGTTGCAAAAGGTAATTTTTCAGATCAAAATATTTCAGCCGAAATTAAAACTGGTGTACCAGCCTTGTTGTTGAGTAATAGACCTGATGTAATTGCCGCAGAAATGAATTTTAGAAATACGTTTGAATTAACTAATGTAGCAAAAAGTAACTTCTATCCTACTTTAACTATTACTCCAACAGCCGGATTTCAAAGTTTAGAATTACAGACGTGGTTTAGTGCTAATTCCTTTTTTGCTAATATAATTACAGGATTAACACAACCCATTTTTAATCAAAGACAAATTAGAACACGCTATGAAATTGCAAAAACAAACCAACAAATAGCGTACCTAAACTTTGAAAAATCGTTGTTAATAGCAGGAAAAGAAGTATCAGATGCCTTAGCCAATTATGAAAATGAAACTGAAAAATTAGTAATTCGACAAAAGCAAGTTGATGCGCTTAAAAAAGCGGCTGAATACTCGGATGAATTGTTAAAATTTGGAATGGTTACTTATTTAGAAGTTTTAACCGCAAAAGATAATGCTTTGAATACGGAGTTAAATTTTATTGATAATAAATACAAACAATTAAACGCCGTTATTACACTTTACAAAGCATTGGGAGGAGGAGCAAAATAA
- a CDS encoding YdcH family protein — translation MIQKHILTEEFPEFAEKIHTLKVEDAHFKKLFDEFDELDHEIYRIESDAEPAADETLNDLRVKRVHLKDGIYQYLTSK, via the coding sequence ATGATTCAAAAACACATCCTAACCGAAGAATTTCCAGAGTTTGCAGAAAAAATTCACACTTTAAAAGTTGAAGATGCTCATTTTAAAAAACTATTTGATGAATTTGATGAATTAGATCATGAAATTTATAGAATTGAAAGTGACGCGGAACCTGCAGCTGATGAAACTTTAAATGATTTAAGAGTAAAACGTGTTCATTTAAAAGATGGTATTTATCAATACCTTACCTCAAAATAA